accggtgtcactctccgctctcgcttaacgtctttgttgcctcgttaaaatcctttctaggaaaacccaatgagaaaaaccatagttaggtaaaaagagtacaactacgtaagctccccctcgattgagcagtcatagatccttctgatgacgtattccaatgttatggacattttttctgaataccgaagtagggagtgattttgtgaagaggtcggctgcattgtcgcatgatcgaacatatcttacttcaatctctttattcttctcgagctcttgagtatatgagaagaacttcggaggtatatgtttggttctatcgcttttgatatatccttccttcgtttgagcaacacatgccgcgttatcttcatatagaatagttggccccgtacttttgtcaatcccactacttgaacaaatgtgttggcttatagatcttagccatacacattctttacttgcttcatggagtgcgatgatctcagcatgatttgaagaggtagccgcaagcgtttgtttctgagaacgccaagatatagcagtgcctccgatcgtaaaaacatatcctgtttgcgatcgggctttgtgtggatctgaaagatatcctgcatctgcaaaaccaaccatttgaccatttgaatctttagggtaaaataagcctaaatcaatagtcccttgtaggtaacgaaagacatgtttaatttcattccaatgtcttcgtgttggagatgagctaaatcttgctagaagattaacagtgaatgatatatcaggccgtgtacaatttacAAGGTACATCAActctccaattgcacttagatatggtacttccggaccaagtatctcttctttttcctcaggtggtcgaaatggatcactttcaatgttaagtgatctaacgaccatcggggtgctaagaggagttgatttatccatgttaaatcgtttcaacactcttttagtgtatgtggattgatgcacaaatataccattttgtgaatgttctatttgtaggccaagacaatactgtgtttgtccaagatctttcatctcaaattctcatttgagatagtctgatgccttttgtatttctttttgagttccaataatatttagatcatcaacatataccgcgattatcacaaatccggatgttgttttcttgatgaaaacacatgggcatataggatcattcacatatccttcttttgttaaatgttcactgagacgattgtaccacatacgtccagattgttttaacccatataatgatctttgcaattttattgcacataactctttaggtttggaacttaatgcttctggcattttaaatccatcaggtattttcatgtagatattagtatctaatgatccgtatagataagctgtaacaacatccatgagacgcatctcaaatttttatcagcggctagactcatcaggaatctaaatgtgatcgcatccattacaggagaatatgtttcctcataatcaataccaggtctttgagaaaatccttgggctacaaggcgagctttataccttgtaatctcatttttctcatttcgttttcgaacgaaaatccatctgtacccaactggtctcacatcttcaggtgtgagtacaatagatccaaacacttttcgtttgttaagcgaatcaagttcgatttgtattgcttctttccatttattccaatcatgtctcttttgacattcatatatggatttcggttctggatcatcggtatcttcatttacctcacttgacacgatatatgagaaaatatcatcaaggtcattttgttcatttctattccatatccttttattatggatgtaattaatagaaatctcatgattatttttcgattcatgatgctctgattcatcagagtccttatcatttatttcttccaaaatattttctgctattttgggtgcatcatatatttcagctttcttctgtttcctaggattttatccttagaaccagcaggtctaccacgcttcaggcgtgtttttggctctcgtgtgtcatcctccttttcttgttcatttggcattttgatacgagcaggagcatttgcagctggtatatgagatttagttaccgtcttggtatctgcaaatgcatcaggtagctggttagctatactctgtaaatgcataattcgtcgaacttctagttctgactctttagtaggaggatcaagatataacaatgatggtacactccattttatatcacttccaacatttttgttttctcccctaGAACTgagaatacattttcgtcaaaatgacaatcagcaaaacgtgctgtaaagacgtcaccagtctgtggttctaggtatcttataattgatggagaatcacaaccaacatatattcccaaccttctttgtggttccatctttgttcgttgtggtggtgctacatgcacatataccgcacaaccaaagattctaaagtgggaaatgtttggttctcgaccaaacgctaactgtagtggggaatacttatggtatgcactcggtctgatccgaatgagtgcttctgcatgcaaaatggcatgtccccatacagaggttggaagttttgatctcatgatcaatggtcttgcaatcaattgcagacgcttaattaaagattcagccaaaccattttgcgtatgaacatgagcaaccgaatgttcaacttcaattcccattaccatacaatagtcattgaatgcttgggatgtgaattcaccagcgttgtctagtctaactcttttaatagtataatcaggaaactgtgctcgcagtttgattatctgagttagaaatctcgcaaatgccacatttcgagatgataatagacaaacgtgtgaccatctactggatgcgtcaattaataccataaaatagtggaatggtccacatggtggatgtatcggtccacatatatcaccttgaattctttcaaggaactttggtgattctttatcgattttggttggcgatggccttacgatcaattttcctagagaacatgcaacacatgtcattttattcccttgagaaatctcctggattttcaatggatgaccatgtgaactttctatgattttacgcatcattgtagtgctgggtggccaaggcgatcatgccataacgtgaactcttctgggttccgttttactacaagatttgattcgatctcatcgatataagtatgatgtaatcccgaaggaagttctggaaacttttccaatatgtgttttctgccacatttttcagaaattacatacatgtatttctttccatcctcagttgcagactgagtatcatatccgtgaagatatatgtctttaaaactcaacaaattccttttagaactcggagaatataaagcattatttatggaaaattttgttccatttggAAAGTAAattttgctttaccagttccttcaatcacgtctgcaggacctgatattgtattgacgacaattcttgtcggttttatacaagagaaatatctcttttgtctcagaatagtgtgcgttgttccatcatctggtatgcatatttcacgaatccgtttcttggattttgctccattagtattttgatccatttctgaaattatcataaacattaaataaaagtgaaacgtgaaatttattcattgattatataaagaaaacacacaataattatacatatattgttgttaaaataacattattctttaaaaaaacataattattatacattacaaatgaggactattcagcagtcttattagaaacattttcgtactcttcaagagtattctagtccagctcatttgcgaaatcagaggattcaaggtatgaggtTCCTTCAACGTTTTCtgtgaggttcacctctttagcctttccttttatggattcttgatataacttgcacaaatgtgggggagtacgacaggtacgggaccaatgtcctttacatccacatctgtaacatacagtctcacttttctttgtggtatcctcttcggtttctttgcctttatgaggttgttcagatctaaccTATTTGCtagatctaatacttttaggatagtaaggctttccacgtttgttgttgaaacgccgaccacgacctcggttggtatggtttctccttcccgaatattctaccgccgtagcattcacttcgggaaatgccttggctcccgtaggtcgggaattatggtttttgattagtaactcatcgttcttttcagccaacatgagtgttaccatttaattcagaaaatttggtgtacccacattttctgtaaattcgggataagacgttgtgttctttgtggaaggtattgtatgtcttgtcaagcgtttctgcttcggtgacagggttaccacaatattttaattgtgcaactatcctcaagATAGTAGAATTGTAGtctctaaccctttggaaatcctgaaacctcagggttttccactcttcaaaagcgtgagggagattgatttccttttgattatcgaatctgtctttcaaggcttgccatagtacagctgggtcctcaacgtctccatagtcgtgagttagattctcatctaagtgcttcttcaggaagattatcgcctCGGCTATATGCccgggtggcgatttgttaccgacttttATAGCTTCagatatcttttttattacaagataaggtttcacatttgtgacccatctgacatagttttcgccggttacttttagagccgggaactggagtttctcgatgtttgccatttgtatttctaaaacacaaaatagtaattttattagaacttcataatttaaaaaccgtttacattaaccatacaagcaattacaaggagaaacgatgtaaataaaagtaaaccgatattcatcttaaattcacccggagtaaattctccaacgaataaaccataaatagaaacacaaataaaaatggcacataaaaacaaaagtgcgcgaatcatctttcttgaaatgaaaaatcggaggagagcgatttgaaatttttgagagaagatgaaatgttttggatgatgaaatggagtgaaaatgagttgtatttatagatgaaaattactgttcatgaccgttggagaaaggagaaaaattttctttgtgaccgttgggttaaatcgagtgcaccaaaaattagtctgaaaatatcgtattaaacggtcaatcaaatctataaaatttcataaaagtgaaaaattatgacaatgaaatatttatgttatatgacaacaaatcatgcgacggctcagccgatcaatgcagaataataaataaattatacggcggctcggccgaccaattaataataaacagaatataaggcggctcagccgaccaataaataataaacaggatataaggcggctcggccgaccaataaataaattaaattactagcaAATAATATAGGcagtattccggccattataacatgatataaataatagtagaggcggtataccgaccattataacagtgtataaatgatacaaataaattttaccgaatcgcagagtgatcgtgctgataacgtgttatgaaataacttataatttatagtatcgaaaaatttaaataagggcgaaATATTTTCCCCGCAGAAAGAAGATATATGATAAATATGCAAGAGAGAATATTTACTATGAAGAGGGAGAATAGAGATGAGATGTAATGATTCTTTGTTTATAAACTCTTCTTCTTGTctttggtgtacaaaagagtgagatgagtgatggtatttatagtgagcaacaatacataaaataacaaagatggtgcttgatttggtaaatgagtgggtgatcatagtgcttggtgagtagatgatcatagtgcttggtgagtagatgatcatagtgcttgagttggtaaaagagtggaggatcatttcaaagtttatcttataacaaatttgtatataatgtcTATACAAAACACAACTTGCATGcatgaccttttttttttgccagtGGCTTTTATGTACATGAacgcaacttttttttttgaaaattacatCAACGCAACTTGCATGCATGTGTAAGAGCATCTGCATCAATGAACTTTGAGTGGGgttcataattttaattttttattattatttttttacttttccgtttgattttaaaaaaaaaaaattaagcagaCCAATCGCGGACCACCACGTAGCGTGGGGCCCGCAATACAGTGATGAACCAGGTTCATCCCACTAAACCTGTAGGAGCTGAGCTcacgaaaaagaaaatattttaatatatttttttttggaaaaagtgTGAACTTCATTGAAGGTCGAATGCAGATGGTCTGATGTCCTATTTGCAACAGAACACGAGTGTGTTCAAGTAATGAATATTATTGGTTTATTTGGTCATACACTTGTACGTTTTCTTGTCAAGAATCGCATTTGCAAATCAATTATTCGGTGAAGAGTCGTTTTCACGtgtatttatatgaaagaaatatgtatatatttagatTAGTCCAATATGTTATTGAATATTCGTcgcaacaaataaaataaacacgTTCGTTTAACTTGcgtaataaaatacatatatgagcGGCTCGACCCTAATATGGATAAGTTATCAATTTTTATGGACAAGAATTGATTGTATCATGGCCCTGTTCGTTACTGAATAGGTGCGGCAGCGACCAGAAAATTAACACTAATGAAGAGCGAAGTAGCTATGGTGGAACAGAAATAGTCGCTGGAAGTGATCTCCGGATAACTCCGTGACGTCTTTTATGGACGCCAATTTTTTCAGCGACGTCTCTTGTTTGTAATAGATCTGTCGCTGCGACACTAAATAGCTCCGTCACCCACGTTTCGctccattaattaatagaaTCACTGTTATATTTTCTGTCGCTGCGGCAGCGGTTCTGAAACGAACAGGGCccatctatatttttttctggCATATAATGTCGACTCCTAGAAATTCGAACAACTTATCCATTTGATGTTGTGTCCAAATGAACTAGGAGTAACCGCTATTTCTATAGTAAAAACTAATTTTCTAGACATTTATAGAAATATACTTACGATGAATTCATTGATAAAGACAGAAACTCAGTGCTCAAAGGCCAAATGTCTCTTGCAATAAAAGAAAAGAGACAAAGTGTCTCTTctaacaaacagaaaaaaacaagagataCTACATACCCACGAGATCGAATCAGATTCTTAGCATACCCAACAATCAATATATGGTGTGAcaatagtataattttatagttttgataCTGCAGAGAATGGTTCTTTTCTTCACCTTGCAAACTTCTAAATTCGTTCGGTTGATCAAGCTTATGTTTCATTACAATCTCTCATTCTTCGCACAAGCATCCTATAAAACAACGTACATACACTAGCTATAGCCCGTAGCTTTTACAACGAACTCTTGAATTTACCATACATATTAACCGGATTGTTTTAAGATACCGAGACGATGGCGTTGAACTGGGGACCAGTGTTAATGTCGGTGATTCTGTTCATCATATTGACGCCCGGAGTACTGTTCCAGCTTCCTGGGAAGACCAAAGCGGTTGAGTTTGGCGGATTTCAGACAAGCGGCGCAGCTATAGTCATCCACACTCTTATCTTCTTTGCATGCATCACAGTCTCCCTTATCGCTCTTCATATCCACATATACGCTTCCTAATCAATTTAACATTGCCGTGTCCCTCAATGCTAGCTGCATCCTTAATTTTATATCCGAATCATCAGCTTTGATTTCTAATTCCCTTTAAGTGTTCTCTTCCTTGTTGTTTTATTAGTACCTTTTTTTGAACTACTATTAGTATTAGTACCTTCTACAATcatatgatttcattttcttatatatgaATCATCATGCATGGACGAGAACTGACAATTCTTTTCATAAATTAGAATCTAAATATATCTATGACTACGGATATTCCATTCTTCAAGGCTAATTAACAAAGTATTATAATATTAAGATATATAGTATTGACAAACTACTTGATGAAAATTGTTATTATGAAATGTTGAAAACAACAtatgaatatatgatatatatcttCATGGAGAAGCAATATATAAGTGAATTGATAAGTACCTCTCGCCACAAACTTGCGCTCAATCGGAACAAGTTATCGTCACGTCAAACATAGTAGATCATTatcaatttgttttgttatttttgaacTCAACATCACATCACCATTTCATCACTTAGTaaaggtttatatattttgattgatttagaaatttatgtagtatttataaattcaagtaaaatatacaaatccGGAAGTtttcctcggatttgagtctttgtatttttaacaaaaaaattcaaacaaatctattcaaatccattataaaatcaaatttatcaGTAAATCCTTACGATCGAATAACatttaatttgatataaaatttatgaatcattaaaccaataacatattattttaatagagatttgaaaatcataaaactaataacactagatttagtttggattttcgaatccattaaaatacaaccaTTGGCCCACTAAAGCTTTTaacgaaaaaagaaaagaaaatcggCTGGTGATTTGGGCTTTTAATAATCTTAAAGGGTCCATATATTTGCAAAATGACGGCCCATAGAAAGAGGCGAATCACGAATTCACGATCAAGGAACGATTTCACCATAAACCCTCCTCTTAAAATCCCTAGCGTCCCCACTGGCCTGCGATCTTCGAATCTGATTCTTGGGAATCGAAATACTATAATGGGTTTGACGAATTTCATACTGACGGTGGCCGGAGTAGGCGCCGTTGTGATGCTACTGAAGGGCGACGTCAAGCAATCTGCCACCGTCTTGAGGCGCAACGTCAAGCACATCCGCAACTGGCTCGAAGAGGAATCTTCCGCCGCCTCCAAGTTAGCCATCTTTCTCTCGATcacgattcttttttttttttaattttactttcACGAAGTTGTTTGTTTAGGGattatgattttgtaattttttctcAGCGAGCTTAGTGCGCTGATAGATTTCAGAGCAATCTTTGATTGAATTCGTATCCAAGTATTGTAAAAAGATAATTAGAACGAAACCGTAGTTTCTTTGGGTGACCAGTTTCTAAGATTTGGTAACTtgataaattaagaaaaattgatTAGTGTAGTAATGACTTGATGGTGACAGTGGTTTAAGTGTGCAAAAGAGGAGTGTGGTTCAGTGCTGGTTATTAGATAGCAACACAAAAGCAAAGTGAGTGAGTGTGTGAGTGGCTGATGAGTTTGAttgtgggtttttttttttcagggcAGCTCAGTCAGCAAAACCAAAGGAAATTGAAACCAAGGTTCCGGAGAAGGATGTTCCAAAAGACAAGAATTAGTGTGTGTGTTGTGCTTTTCTGTATACATACACGAAGGTTTTTTCTGTTTTGGTAAGAGTTGTGGATGTATGACTCCGGTTTCAACACTACTTAGCTgtgaatttttgttttggttgtcTGTCTCCATCTCTCACGTCTTAGCGTTTGAGCAATGTTGGAAGTGAATGAAACACAATAATATCCAATTATACCTCTTGTAACTGACATTTTTCCAAGGGATTTTTTTCTTGATATGTATCTGAAATTTGATTGAACATGTACTTATTTTGCAGCGGCAATTGCATATTCTCTTATAAAATAAAGCTTACAAAAGCCTGGCATGATAGTGGGCTTTTTGTTGTGAAGGCCCAACAATGCAGActcttaaaagaaaataaatttgccTGAAAAGCCCAAGGCTCTATTTCCTCCATCGCGTAGGAGGGTAAAAAAGTAACGAACACTCACCGGGACTGAGAATTTCCGCCAAATATTTTCCGATCATACCGGAGCTATTATATAGTGGACCATGTTACTTTCGACGGTTTCGAGCTTCGCGCCGGTCTTCCGTATCGGCGAACCACCAGCGTGCGCAGTTGGCTGGAAGCAAGCGTACGCCAATTACTCCTGAACTCCATAAATCTTCTTCACCGCATACTTTGATTTCTCTCACTGTTGGTTGGGTTTTTGTTAGGTTGAGATTTCGGAGGACGACGAAACGTAGTGTAATCTCTTGCGATTATTCATGCCTCGAGGTGGGTGAATGTCTTTTTCCACTATGATTCTTCTTTCTGTTTTCAGTGAATGTAGTTGATTCagcttaatattttttattttcctctCTAAATCGTTTGGGTTTGTTATGAATTGCGTTTTGAAGGTTAGGGATATATGCTACCGTCCACCTGGAACAGAGTTGAATATTTTGAATGGTGTTAATCTTTCTCTCCGTGAGAAGAGGTTCTCTTTGCTTTTATCTCATTATTGCTTGTCTCTCTTTTGAGCTATTTAGCTTCTTTCTCTGCGTGTATAAGCATGCCTAACAAATAGTTTTGCGTTTCTATTCTTTCTCCAGCTTTGGCTTGATTTTTGGCAAGAGCGGGAGTGGAAAAACTACCCTTCTGCAGGTTCATTGTTTCACGATCATACACAGTTTTTAATCTtacaaattttggatttttttaccTTCTTGTCTTCTGCAGCTTCTTGCGGGGCTGAACAAACCAACATCAGGTTCCATTTGTATCCAAAGATATGGGGATGATGGCCAACCAAATGCGGATTCTGAGCTGTTTCCCACTGAAAAAGTTGGCATCGTTTTCCAGTTTCCAGAGAGGTACTAGTAGTCATTATTACCCTTTTGTTTGATCTTATCAGTGACAAGAAGATATTGAtgtgtagtttttttttgttttgtgtgcGGCAGATTCTTTGTGGCAGATAATGTGCTTGACGAAATTACTTTTGGTTGGCCAAGGCAAAAGGGTAGTTTGCAGTTAAAGGAGCGTCTGACTTCAAACCTCCAGCGAGCTTTTAATTGGGTATCCCACTCCTCCTGGTTCGGTCAATGGTCATATTGTGTCCAGTGATACTCTCTTATAGTTGCTTTCTTATTGAATTGTTAGGTTGGGTTAGACAGCATCCCACTTGATAAAGACCCCCAGTTACTAAGTGGAGGCTACAAGCGTCGGCTTGCACTAGCTATTCAATTGGTGCGACCAAAGGTTTTTTTAACGTATGCAAAATTGACCTGTTCTAAGTGGTCATGCTTTTTGTAGGTGCAAACTCCTGATTTATTGATTTTGGATGAGCCCCTCGCCGGTCTTGGTATGACGGATCctgcttcttctctctcttgtGTGTTTTTGCTTGTCGTTCTTTACAGAAtatgtttcttcttttctctttggTGTTCTCGCTGCATATGatcttcatttttcttttcatttgcatGAAAACCATGAACGGTTTCTCATACTATgtcatttttgatttttctctgCAATCAGATTGGAAAGCACGCGCGGATGTTGCAAAGCTCTTGAAGCACCTGAAGAAGGAACTGACTTTACTTGTTGTAAGTCATGACCTAAGGTATGCTcagttttttctttctcttcgcTTCGGTGTTAATGATTTTGCAcactttcttttatattttttctcataAACATAGCGCCTTCTCTACACATGTACCTTGTTTGAGCTATTGTTATACAGTCGTCTCCcatattttcttctctttcaagtATTAGTTATGGACCTTTTTAAGTAAAACAGTTTGAGCTCTTGTTAATGGGATTAATCCAATTTTTCTCCCTTAAACAATTGCTGCTACTGCTTTTCACCTCTCGTgctttttgtataaaatatttctgCAGAGAGTTAGCAACCTTGGTCGACCAGTCATGGAGAATGGAATCAGCTGGTGTTCTTGTTGCAGAGCGTCCACCAGTTTAGTTCGATATTCATTATTGCCGAAGGTCCATACCAGGTTCGGCTCGGATACTTTTGGTTATTCTGGTATTCTTGCAGAAAAGTGATATAGGATTTTACCCACGCATACATTTATTATTGTATGGAGTTTAGAGAGCCGCTCGTTCTTTTGTATAGGAGATAATGACATGTTACGGTTTATCAGTTGAGAGAGATACAATGTTTCTCTTATGAGATCAAAACGTATAACTGGATTTGAGTCAATGCGGACAACAATGATTTCTCTTCATTTTAGTTTGCCAAACCATGGATATGAGATATCTTGCTGCAATTATAAAACCCGGtgaatatttattattacataGAAGGGCATAACGAACATTCCCGCTAAGTTTTGAACACATTTTACATAATCACACCACACGATTCACACATGCATGAACTGACATAACACACTCGCACTTTTTAATTTGCGTTTCTTCTCATCCCTTACAGCTCCAACACGAAGTCTGCAAAGCAATGTTGGATTATTATCTGGTTCGACCACAAGCAGAAACTAGTGCATGCCTAAATGGCattgtataaattttttttgtataagtaAAGATCCAGAATCACATTCTTGCTTTGAAATAAATGGGCTTATGAATATATCAGTAGTATGAAGGTGCACTTACAGTCTTCGTCTGTTTTGATCCAGTGTTCTCCTTTTCCAGATGAATGTGAATTTCTTAGCTCATATTGGATCCATCTTTTACTTGTCTTGTGACATGGTCTCACCTTCTCGGACATTAGTCCAGTAGAATTTGCTTTGCTGTTTTTTGGTTCTGTCATGCTGCTGTATATTTTGCTTTCCATTATGGAGTCTTCTGGATATACTTTCCTATGGAAAACTTGTGCTATCTGCACTTACAATAAATTCAAGTTTGTTAGAAGCAAGCTTTTCACTAGAGCTAATTCTGCAACAGTATTATAGAAGTGCTCTAGAAAATGCTTTCAACATGTTGTATATTTCAAGATGTTGCATGTATAGGCAGGCGTTTTAGAgagcagagaaaaaaaaaatcatacctTTTGGAACTTCTTCTTGGTGGAAGCTACTTCAGTTTTACCACTGTCAGGGCTCCTGGAGGATAGGTGAAGCTTTTTAAGTACCTTCTTCACAAAATGCTTTGCAGACTTGTGAGTTGAACTGGCTTTCTTCTTTTCCTCCTCATACTTGTTTTCTGAATGCTTATCTTGCACCTCTGTTGCCTGAAACAGTTCTCCAAGTGATGCCCGTTCCTTCTTCCCTGCA
This genomic stretch from Brassica napus cultivar Da-Ae chromosome C9, Da-Ae, whole genome shotgun sequence harbors:
- the LOC106417620 gene encoding uncharacterized protein LOC106417620 produces the protein MTAHRKRRITNSRSRNDFTINPPLKIPSVPTGLRSSNLILGNRNTIMGLTNFILTVAGVGAVVMLLKGDVKQSATVLRRNVKHIRNWLEEESSAASKAAQSAKPKEIETKVPEKDVPKDKN
- the LOC106417926 gene encoding uncharacterized protein LOC106417926 — translated: MALNWGPVLMSVILFIILTPGVLFQLPGKTKAVEFGGFQTSGAAIVIHTLIFFACITVSLIALHIHIYAS
- the LOC106416469 gene encoding ABC transporter I family member 11, chloroplastic, giving the protein MLLSTVSSFAPVFRIGEPPACAVGWKQALRFRRTTKRSVISCDYSCLEVRDICYRPPGTELNILNGVNLSLREKSFGLIFGKSGSGKTTLLQLLAGLNKPTSGSICIQRYGDDGQPNADSELFPTEKVGIVFQFPERFFVADNVLDEITFGWPRQKGSLQLKERLTSNLQRAFNWVGLDSIPLDKDPQLLSGGYKRRLALAIQLVQTPDLLILDEPLAGLDWKARADVAKLLKHLKKELTLLVVSHDLRELATLVDQSWRMESAGVLVAERPPV